Below is a genomic region from Telopea speciosissima isolate NSW1024214 ecotype Mountain lineage unplaced genomic scaffold, Tspe_v1 Tspe_v1.1035, whole genome shotgun sequence.
ctaaacttttttttaaaacaggCAATAGGCTTCATGTGTAGGAATGCATGATACACGGTCAAACTTGAAACTAGGGGTCCCGAGTCCGCCCTGAGCCCAAATAGTGCCTACGTTGAGATACCCTGGCCCTGAGGATGGGTCAAGGTTGGGAACTTCCGGCTCTAAGTCAAGGCCGAGCCacgtcagggttgaggccttgagcAGAGCCCGGCACAGCTCAACCCGACTCTatcttcttatttcttctttttttatttttttgttcttcttcctcttctttcttcttttcttctttctttctttctttctttctttctttctttcttcttcttcttcccagcttggccagcccatgcatctcccttccgcccatggtcagggccaatcaaggttgGAGTTTTCTGGCCCTGACACTGCCCAAATGTAATTTCAGGCAAATGAGAGAATCTCCTTTGGAACATGATAATACGGGGAGAGACATTTAtacatttatgacatatcacccatcaaatgaacagtgatatgtgagggactgcaatttcatttttgaagtGATGTGGTACACAACTTTttttctaagttttagtttgTGTATTTCTGTCGCTTTGACATTTTTGGGTTGAACATGACTAATAAACACAATACTGACAGTAGTAGCCACTATTTTGAtcaaccaaaaccctaaaccttgaAATGtatattattttcaaaatttttgtgTCGCTCTAATCCTTGTacaattttgtaaatattttcaaCAAATCCTATAAAATATTTTACGACAAAGCAAACACAGCCATAGTTGAGGTGGATTGCCTGAACATGGTGAATTGAATCAATGAAGGAAAGTGACACATTCATTCAAGCACTTAAAAATGTTTTTTGGTCATACAACAAATTGGACCTCTATGCCTGATAAACTGAGGAATAACATAACAACCCTATATGATTTTGTGACAGACAGAAGATTATAGAGGAAGGTGGAAAACTGGAACTTGAGGAAACATACAATAAAAGCATCAAAGGAgaggaaaatttttcttttttgcaatGGGATATACAAGCCAGAAATGAGTTACCACCATATGCAAGTTGACTGCACTACTAACCCCTGAGTTGCAATGTCTAAAACATAAAGAAAACTAATAGAGGGGGCTTTAATCACACTCAAACTTATGCCCTGTCTCGAGATGCACTCTTAGCGCTTAAGCCGATTTGGTGTAGAAGCGGATGGCAATGGCCAAACCCAAAATGGCTAGGGGAACCAGGAACTGGAGTAGCTTGACAATGAACTCTGAGGTCTTGTCTTGGTTGTAGTGTGGCTGCTTGGGAGGAGTGTATTTGGTCTTGGTGGGAATGGTCAATGCATCAATCTCCCCAACATAGTATTCATCCAGCATCGCTCTTGCACTGGTACTGTGGCCAACATCCTCAAAATCATCGGTAGCGTCCTTCCCTGCCAAATAAAACACCACATACATGACACAAAAAACAGGCTCCCCAAAACATGCAGTTGAACAGTTATCATTGAATGTGTTTACCTGTTGCTGACAACAAAACCTCGTCCCCTCCAGGATGGTCCTCCAAGAACTTTGTCACATCATATACCTGTTCCAACACATTATAGGAAGCAGAATTCAAGGACAtgaatggagaaaaaaatatgTGATGGGGATAAGGCCTTTATGTTGGTTAGG
It encodes:
- the LOC122648420 gene encoding cytochrome b5-like, translating into MSLNSASYNVLEQVYDVTKFLEDHPGGDEVLLSATGKDATDDFEDVGHSTSARAMLDEYYVGEIDALTIPTKTKYTPPKQPHYNQDKTSEFIVKLLQFLVPLAILGLAIAIRFYTKSA